A region from the Eleginops maclovinus isolate JMC-PN-2008 ecotype Puerto Natales chromosome 17, JC_Emac_rtc_rv5, whole genome shotgun sequence genome encodes:
- the lhfpl3 gene encoding LHFPL tetraspan subfamily member 3 protein: MIPGAPSTTTTMLPASEAAKIYQTNYVRNSRAIGVLWAIFTILFAIVNVVCFIQPYWIGDGMDTPQPGYFGLFHYCIGNGLSRDLTCKGSFTEFSSIPSGAFKAASFFIAMSMVLVLSCIGCFTLFFFCSTGTVYKICGWMQLAAGTCLVLGCMIYPDGWDSDEVKRMCGEQTDKYTLGACSVRWAYILAIMGIMDALILSFLAFVLGNRQDGLSEELLGEKSGNNAI, encoded by the exons ATGATCCCCGGGGCCCCCAGCACGACCACCACCATGCTCCCCGCCTCGGAGGCTGCCAAAATCTACCAGACCAACTACGTCCGGAACTCCCGCGCCATCGGCGTCCTCTGggccattttcaccatcctctTCGCCATCGTCAACGTGGTGTGCTTCATCCAGCCGTACTGGATCGGAGACGGCATGGACACCCCGCAGCCGGGATACTTCGGGCTGTTCCACTATTGCATCGGAAACGGGCTGTCCCGGGACTTGACCTGTAAGGGCAGCTTCACAGAGTTCAGCAGCATCCCGTCCGGTGCGTTCAAGGCCGCTTCCTTCTTCATCGCCATGTCCATGGTGCTGGTGCTCTCCTGCATCGGCTGCTTCacgctcttcttcttctgcagcacCGGCACCGTGTACAAGATCTGCGGCTGGATGCAGCTGGCTGCAG GAACATGTCTGGTTCTGGGCTGCATGATCTACCCTGACGGCTGGGACAGCGACGAGGTGAAGCGGATGTGCGGCGAGCAGACGGACAAGTACACACTGGGGGCCTGCTCGGTGCGCTGGGCCTACATCCTGGCCATCATGGGCATCATGGACGCCCTCATCCTCTCCTTCCTGGCCTTCGTCCTGGGGAACCGCCAGGACGGTCTGTCTGAGGAGCTGCTGGGAGAAA
- the orc5 gene encoding origin recognition complex subunit 5, whose translation MSALLQHPGYEEERLQTVAKQLPCREVQAGMLLSLMGQPHQYSYPSIFIYGHQSSGKSHVLHVLLKELELPHATVSCVECVSVALLFEQVLLSFFGCVAASLLPRSPSLSDFVRIYRQQSSQSPAKQTRYIVMEKAELLRDSNANLLPALLRLQELVEDNVSVILLSEIVWDRFRPNTGCFEPLLLHFPDYSKGELQHILAQDRNPSYSDEFYSAYINILLGVFYSVCRDLRELRHLAALNFSKFCEPLAEGKVKETDTHKLWRNIEPHLKKAMQTVYLREVSSLQWEKMQQMEEKENGALRGLSAHTHVELPYYSKFLLIAAYLASFNPARTDKRFFVKHHGKIKKTNFLKKNEKTSNHLLGPKPFPLDRLLAIFYSVVDSRVAPTASIFSQISSLVTLQLLTQVSHSEQLDAPKYKCAVSMDFICAISRTVNFEIIKYLYDFL comes from the exons ATGTCAGCGCTGTTACAACATCCAGGAtatgaggaggagaggctgcagACGGTCGCAAAGCAGCTGCCTTGCAGAGAGGTCCAGGCTGGGATGCTGCTGTCACTCATGGGGCAG CCACACCAGTACAGCTATCCCTCAATCTTCATCTATGGTCATCAATCTTCGGGGAAGAGTCATGTGTTGCATGTTTTGCTGAAGGAACTTGAG ctgcctCACGCCACAGTGAGCTgtgttgaatgtgtttctgttgcgTTGCTGTTTGAACAAGTGCTGCTGTCCTTCTTTGGCTGCGTTGCTGCCTCGCTGCTCCCCCGCAGTCCCTCCCTGTCTGACTTTGTACGCATCTACAGACAGCAGAGCTCCCAGTCTCCTGCCAAGCAGACGCGATACATT GTAATGGAAAAAGCAGAGCTTCTGAGAGACAGCAATGCCAATCTCCTCCCTGCTCTCCTGCGCCTTCAGGAACTG GTCGAGGACAACGTTAGCGTCATTCTGCTCAGTGAGATCGTCTGGGACAGGTTCAGACCAAACACCGGCTGTTTCGAGCCACTTCTGCTCCATTTCCCCGACTACAGTAAAG GTGAGCTGCAGCACATTTTGGCCCAGGACAGAAATCCGTCATATTCGGATGAGTTTTATTCAGCTTATATCAACATCCTGCTGGGAGTCTTTTACTCGGTGTGTCGAGACCTCAGAGAGCTGCGACACCTg GCTGCTCTCAACTTTTCAAAGTTCTGCGAGCCGTTAGCAGAAGGAAAAG TGAAAGAGACGGACACACACAAGCTGTGGAGAAACATCGAGCCTCATCTGAAAAAAGCCATGCAGACTGTCTACCTGCGGGAAGTGTCCAG CCTGCAGTGGGAGAAGATGCAGCAaatggaggagaaggagaatgGAGCATTGAGAG GTTTATCCGCTCACACTCATGTGGAGCTGCCTTATTACTCCAAGTTCCTTTTGATTGCTGCCTACCTGGCATCCTTCAACCCTGCGCGCACAGACAAACGCTTCTTTGTAAAG CACCAcggtaaaataaagaaaacaaacttcctgaagaaaaatgaaaag ACTAGTAACCACCTTCTAGGGCCGAAGCCGTTTCCTCTGGATCGCCTGCTCGCCATTTTCTACAGCGTGGTGGACAGCAGAGTGGCCCCCACTGCCAGCATCTTCTCCCAG ATCTCCTCTCTGGTGACCCTGCAGCTGTTGACGCAAGTCAGTCATAGCGAACAGCTTGATGccccaaaatacaaatgtgccgTTTCTATGGACTTCATCTGTGCCAtctccag GACAGTGAATTTTGAGATAATCAAATACCTTTATGACTTCCTGTGA
- the guca1aa gene encoding guanylyl cyclase-activating protein 1: MGNSSGSTVDDLQAVEMHLWYKKFMTECPSGQLTLHEFKQFFGLRGLDQEANAYIEQMFRTFDMNKDGYIDFIEYVAALSLVMRGKMEHKLRWYFKLYDVDGNGCIDRHELLNIIKAIRAINGNENQEDSAEDFTNRVFDRIDINGDGELSLEEFVAGARGDEDFMEVMIKSLDLTHIMTMIHNRRHSV; the protein is encoded by the exons ATGGGTAACTCATCAGGAAGCACCGTGGACGACCTGCAGGCAGTGGAGATGCACCTCTGGTATAAGAAGTTCATGACCGAGTGTCCTTCGGGTCAGCTCACCCTGCACGAGTTCAAGCAGTTCTTCGGCCTGCGAGGCCTGGACCAGGAGGCCAACGCCTACATCGAGCAGATGTTCCGCACGTTTGACATGAACAAG GACGGCTACATAGACTTCATAGAGTATGTGGCCGCTCTCAGTCTGGTGATGAGAGGGAAAATGGAGCACAAGCTGCGCTGGTATTTCAAACTTTATGATGTGGATGGTAACGGCTGCATTGACCGTCATGAGCTCCTCAACATCATAAAG GCTATCCGTGCTATCAATGGGAATGAAAATCAGGAGGATTCAGCTGAGGATTTCACTAACCGCGTGTTTGACAGGATCGATATAAACGGAGATG GTGAGCTCTCCTTGGAGGAGTTTGTGGCCGGTGCTCGCGGTGATGAAGATTTCATGGAGGTGATGATAAAAAGCCTGGACCTGACCCACATCATGACTATGATCCACAACAGGAGGCACAGTGTTTAG